TGGGGCTGACGCCGAAGAGCCGGGTGGCGGAGTTGAATAATACGATCGGGGCGGAGTTGTTGAGGGTGCATGTGAGTTATGGGCCGCTGGTGCAGAAGCTGATCAAGCGTTTTAATGGGACGGGGAAGGCGAAGCGTAAGGCGCGGGTGATCAAGGGGTTGGCGCATATCACGGGCGGGGGTTTCGTGGATAATATTCCGCGGGTGTTGCCGGTGCGTTGCGATGTGGTGGTTTACGCGGGATCGTGGGAGATGTTGCCGATTTTCAAGATGATCCGGGAGCGGGGCGGCGTGCCGGAGGGGGAATTGTATCAGGTGTTCAACATGGGGATCGGCATGACGATCATTGTTCCAAGGGAGAGCGCGGATGGGGTGTTGAAATTTATCCGCGCGCAGAAACAAATGGCGTGGCAAATCGGTGAGGTCGTTAAGGGGACGGGCCGCGCAAGGGTGGTTTGAAATTTAGCGCGCGAAGCTACTGAGGTTGTCCTACAAAGTCCGGTAACATTTGCCGACAAGCCAGCACGGGTGTGATTGGTATTCTGTCCGGCGATTGATAAAACGCCGAGCGTCATCCGGTTTCACCCTGATCGAACTTCTGGTTGTCATTGCCATCGTCGCGATTCTAGCGGGACTGTTGCTGCCCGCGCTTTCTCGTGCCAAGGAAAAAGCTTTCCGCGCAAATTGCACCAGCAATCTTAAGCAATGGAGTCTCGCGCAGAACATGTACGTGGACGACAACGACCAGTTTTTGCCGATGACTAAAATTCCCAACGGCACGCTGCCGATTGGCGATTATTCGGAAGACAATCCACGTTGGAGTGATCTGCTCGCCTTCAACCAGGCCAACGCAGGCAACAACGCGTGGTTCAATGCGCTGCCGCAATATGTCGCCAGCCGTCCTTTGTGGACCTGGGCGGATGGCAACGGTCCCATGCAATTTCAGTCGGGCCGCTCGATATATATTTGTCCCACATCTGCCAACCAGGCGGTTGATCCCAACACCGATCCAATGTCGCGGCCGATTTTTAATCTGGCGATGAACTCGAAGGGCACCGATGGTCTCGTGCTCGCCAGCAACCAGACGCTTTCAGTAAAACTTGTTACCCAGCCGTCAGCGTTCGTGATGTTCTCCGATGTTCGCACGCACACTTCCGAAACTCCCTATTACGGCGCCAGCACCACGGCCACTGACTTGGCTAGTCCCCAGTGTTATACCACGCGCCTTTCGTCGCGCCATACCGCGGGTGCAGATATCGCCTTCGCCGATGGCCATGTCCATTACTATAAGTACGCTTACGCCTGCATCAATCAGAATGGCAAAGCCCACGATTCCGGCGTGCCCGACATCAATTGGACTTACGACGGGCATATCGTTCCATAAATAAAGGGAACATTATGAGCAGATGGACGGGCAGAGAAAAATCGGCGCCTTAATTTTCCCATCCCATCAATCTAAGCCGTAGGCGGAGATGCCGGAAGAAAAACGCGGAATAGGGTTCCCTGCCCGACCTCGCTGGTTACTTCAACAAACCCGCCGTGCGTTTTAACAATTCCCACCACCGTGGAAAGTCCCAATCCTGTTCCCTTGCCAATCTCCTTAGTGGTAAAAAACGGCTCAAAAATCTTCGCCAACACATCGGCAGGAATTCCGTGTCCGGTATCGCTTACGGTCAGGAGCACATACTTGCCCGGGGCGTGGGGACGCGACCGCATATTCATTTCATCCAGCGTGATCGGACTCGCCTCGATGTGCAGACGTCCGCCATTCGGCATGGCGTCGCGG
The Verrucomicrobiia bacterium genome window above contains:
- a CDS encoding prepilin-type N-terminal cleavage/methylation domain-containing protein, with translation MKRRASSGFTLIELLVVIAIVAILAGLLLPALSRAKEKAFRANCTSNLKQWSLAQNMYVDDNDQFLPMTKIPNGTLPIGDYSEDNPRWSDLLAFNQANAGNNAWFNALPQYVASRPLWTWADGNGPMQFQSGRSIYICPTSANQAVDPNTDPMSRPIFNLAMNSKGTDGLVLASNQTLSVKLVTQPSAFVMFSDVRTHTSETPYYGASTTATDLASPQCYTTRLSSRHTAGADIAFADGHVHYYKYAYACINQNGKAHDSGVPDINWTYDGHIVP